A portion of the Cohaesibacter gelatinilyticus genome contains these proteins:
- a CDS encoding DUF5333 family protein, with product MKQIIAALIMAWSMVLVVSHTADAAGQKKFYEISGEPKKAFNKWAENTGFAMFFAKGCNSLKEDRMAVRSAGWAIQKKYKLSNPQWQHLGSQGRQYGQQVLKKVQAYMKAKGLTKNSNDKICRLGHRHLAKRTAIGRMLKAR from the coding sequence ATGAAACAAATTATTGCAGCATTGATCATGGCCTGGTCGATGGTTCTTGTCGTCAGCCATACTGCTGACGCAGCAGGTCAAAAGAAATTCTATGAGATTTCGGGAGAGCCCAAGAAAGCCTTCAATAAATGGGCTGAGAATACCGGATTTGCGATGTTCTTTGCCAAGGGCTGTAACAGTCTGAAAGAAGATCGGATGGCGGTTCGAAGCGCTGGCTGGGCAATTCAGAAGAAATACAAGCTTTCAAACCCTCAGTGGCAGCATTTAGGATCGCAGGGGCGTCAATACGGACAGCAAGTGCTGAAGAAAGTGCAGGCCTATATGAAAGCCAAGGGGTTGACCAAAAACTCCAATGACAAGATTTGTCGTTTGGGTCATCGTCATCTTGCCAAACGCACGGCGATTGGACGCATGCTGAAAGCGCGTTAA
- a CDS encoding HpcH/HpaI aldolase/citrate lyase family protein, translating into MSFRPRRTALYMPGSNARALEKAKTLPVDVLLLDLEDSVAPDQKDMAREQVVEAVKEGGFGHREVVIRMNGLDTPWGEKDLAGVIEARPDAVLVPKVDCAEDVYAIGRKLNDAHASQDLKIWAMMETPGAMVRALEISSSKLEYHGSRLSCFIMGTNDLSKETRAALIPGRAPMMPWLMQCLAAARAYEIDIIDGVYNQFTDAEGFIAECEQGAEMGMDGKTIIHPKQIADCNRIFSPSEEEIARSREIIDAFDAPENQSKNVMTINGKMVERLHAEMARRVVEIADAITKQDEQ; encoded by the coding sequence ATGAGTTTCCGTCCTCGTCGTACCGCTCTTTATATGCCCGGGTCAAATGCTCGTGCACTGGAAAAAGCAAAGACCCTGCCGGTCGATGTGTTGCTGCTTGATCTGGAAGACTCTGTCGCGCCAGACCAAAAAGACATGGCTCGTGAACAGGTGGTCGAAGCGGTGAAAGAGGGTGGCTTTGGACATCGTGAAGTGGTCATCCGCATGAACGGTCTGGACACCCCGTGGGGTGAAAAAGATTTGGCTGGTGTAATTGAAGCCCGGCCGGATGCGGTACTGGTGCCAAAGGTGGATTGTGCCGAGGATGTCTATGCTATTGGCCGCAAGCTTAATGATGCGCATGCTAGCCAGGATCTGAAAATCTGGGCCATGATGGAAACTCCAGGAGCCATGGTGCGTGCACTGGAAATTTCCTCTTCCAAATTGGAGTATCATGGGTCTCGCCTTTCCTGTTTCATCATGGGAACCAATGACTTGTCGAAGGAAACTCGCGCTGCTCTGATCCCGGGACGTGCGCCTATGATGCCGTGGTTGATGCAATGTCTGGCCGCTGCACGTGCCTATGAAATCGACATCATTGACGGGGTTTATAACCAGTTCACCGATGCGGAAGGTTTCATTGCAGAATGTGAGCAGGGCGCGGAAATGGGTATGGATGGCAAGACCATCATTCACCCGAAACAGATTGCTGATTGCAACCGGATCTTTTCTCCAAGCGAGGAAGAAATTGCTCGTAGCCGGGAGATCATTGATGCCTTTGATGCACCAGAAAATCAGTCCAAAAATGTGATGACAATCAACGGCAAAATGGTAGAACGATTGCACGCTGAAATGGCCCGTCGCGTGGTCGAGATTGCCGATGCAATTACCAAACAGGATGAGCAATAG
- a CDS encoding DUF1737 domain-containing protein, translating into MQVYRLLTEEDDAVFCHKVTEALTKGWELYGSPTYAFDPSTNKMRCGQAVVKEVSDDFVYDRDVKLGAL; encoded by the coding sequence ATGCAGGTTTATCGTTTACTCACTGAAGAAGATGATGCTGTTTTTTGCCACAAGGTAACAGAGGCCCTGACCAAGGGATGGGAGCTATATGGCTCTCCCACTTATGCCTTCGATCCATCCACGAACAAGATGCGTTGTGGACAGGCAGTCGTCAAAGAAGTGAGTGATGATTTTGTCTATGACAGGGATGTTAAGCTGGGTGCGCTCTAG
- a CDS encoding glycerophosphodiester phosphodiesterase family protein, whose translation MPARQILLSALFVSSISIANAANLGPRPFALVDQMEDSPLKEKLLSCAKEFRTGKAPIKSLFSIGHRGAPLQFPEHSLEGYKAAARMGAGIIECDVTFTKDKELVCRHSQNDLATTTNILETDLAATCAKPFSPAGNGEKASAECRTSDILLSEFKHLTGKMDAANKNARTVEEFLNGTAKWRTDLYASQGGTLLSHKDTLALFKELGVKFTPELKTPAVSMPFDDMSQEDYAQKLVDEYIDAEIPPSDVWLQSFNLADIQYWIENEPDFGKQAVFLDGRARDGLNPDNPESFKPSMAELKEMGVNYIAPPIWMLLKTQGESIVPSAYAKAAKEADINIITWSLERSGSLNNGGGWYYQTVKKLIKKDSDMLKVLHVLAQDVGVKGVFSDWPATTSFYANCMGLE comes from the coding sequence ATGCCCGCTCGCCAGATTTTGCTCTCTGCACTCTTTGTATCAAGCATCTCCATCGCCAATGCTGCCAATTTGGGGCCCAGGCCTTTTGCTCTGGTCGATCAAATGGAAGACAGTCCGCTGAAGGAAAAACTGCTCTCCTGCGCCAAAGAGTTTCGAACTGGCAAAGCACCGATAAAAAGCCTTTTCTCCATTGGCCATCGCGGGGCACCCTTGCAATTCCCTGAGCATAGCTTGGAAGGCTACAAGGCCGCCGCTCGCATGGGTGCCGGCATTATCGAATGCGATGTGACCTTCACCAAGGATAAGGAATTGGTCTGCCGCCATAGCCAAAATGATCTGGCAACAACGACCAATATTCTGGAAACGGATCTGGCGGCCACCTGCGCCAAGCCATTCTCACCTGCTGGTAACGGTGAAAAAGCCTCCGCAGAATGCAGGACCTCGGATATCCTGCTTTCCGAATTCAAACATCTCACCGGAAAGATGGATGCGGCCAACAAAAATGCCAGAACAGTTGAAGAGTTCTTGAACGGCACTGCCAAATGGCGCACCGATCTTTATGCAAGTCAGGGCGGAACCCTTCTCAGCCACAAAGACACTCTCGCGCTGTTCAAGGAACTTGGCGTCAAGTTCACACCCGAGCTTAAAACCCCCGCTGTCTCCATGCCTTTTGATGACATGAGTCAGGAAGATTATGCGCAAAAGCTGGTCGATGAATATATCGATGCTGAAATTCCACCATCCGATGTCTGGCTGCAGAGCTTCAATCTTGCCGATATCCAATATTGGATCGAGAATGAACCGGACTTTGGCAAGCAGGCCGTCTTCCTTGATGGCCGCGCCCGTGATGGATTGAACCCAGACAATCCGGAAAGCTTCAAACCGTCCATGGCAGAGCTGAAGGAAATGGGCGTCAACTATATTGCGCCACCGATCTGGATGCTGCTCAAGACGCAAGGCGAGAGCATTGTGCCGTCCGCTTACGCAAAGGCAGCCAAGGAAGCGGACATCAATATCATTACCTGGTCATTGGAGCGCTCAGGCTCTTTGAACAATGGCGGCGGCTGGTATTATCAGACAGTGAAAAAGCTGATCAAAAAAGACAGCGACATGCTCAAAGTTCTGCATGTGCTTGCACAAGATGTCGGTGTGAAAGGCGTCTTTTCCGATTGGCCAGCAACAACCAGTTTCTATGCCAATTGCATGGGCCTGGAATAA
- the sdhC gene encoding succinate dehydrogenase, cytochrome b556 subunit — MTDVDLKGKRPLSPHLQIYRPMLTMTMSIVHRITGAALYFGTVLLAYWLIALASGPEAFETAQAIFGSWIGRLVLFGYTWALLHHMLGGFRHFIWDFGLGFGEQEREWLARLTLIGGLVLTALVWIIAYSVL, encoded by the coding sequence ATGACAGACGTCGACCTGAAGGGCAAACGCCCTCTTTCTCCGCATCTGCAGATTTATCGTCCGATGCTCACCATGACTATGTCCATTGTGCATCGTATTACTGGAGCTGCGCTCTATTTCGGAACAGTTTTGCTGGCTTATTGGCTGATTGCTCTTGCAAGTGGCCCGGAAGCATTCGAGACCGCTCAGGCTATCTTCGGATCCTGGATCGGTCGTCTGGTTCTGTTTGGCTATACTTGGGCTCTGCTTCACCATATGCTTGGTGGTTTTCGTCACTTCATCTGGGACTTCGGTCTTGGATTTGGTGAGCAGGAGCGCGAGTGGCTAGCTCGTTTGACATTGATCGGTGGCCTGGTGTTGACCGCACTGGTCTGGATCATCGCATATAGCGTTTTGTAA
- a CDS encoding MaoC family dehydratase, translating into MSKTNPGNYFEDFNVGQILRHATPRTVSVGDASLYTALYGSRFAVQSSDAFAQGLGYERSPIDDFLVFHIVFGKTVPDISLNAVANLGYAGCRFLAPVYPGDSLSASSEVIGLKENSNGKTGVVYVRSTGVNQDGITVLDYVRWVMVRKKDPSTPTGHNNVPSLPAALEAASLGDAVPILNKDAFDWDLSGSVHMWDDYEVGETIDHVDGMTVEEAEHQMATRLYQNTAKVHFNQFTEGQGRFGRRLIYGGHVISLARALSFNGLGNAFHVAAINGGRHVAPLFAGNTVFAWSEVIDKAELPGREDVGALRLRMFATKDQPCGELPGKGEEGYDASVILDLDVWVLLPRG; encoded by the coding sequence ATGAGCAAGACCAATCCGGGCAATTATTTTGAGGATTTCAATGTTGGGCAAATCCTCCGTCATGCCACCCCACGTACTGTGAGCGTGGGAGATGCATCTCTTTATACGGCGCTTTATGGATCGCGCTTTGCGGTGCAGTCATCGGATGCTTTTGCACAAGGGCTGGGATATGAGCGCTCTCCAATTGATGATTTTCTTGTCTTTCATATTGTCTTTGGCAAGACGGTGCCGGATATCTCCCTCAATGCTGTAGCCAATCTTGGCTATGCCGGGTGTCGTTTTCTGGCGCCTGTTTATCCGGGTGATAGCTTGTCCGCTTCTTCAGAGGTAATAGGGTTGAAGGAGAATTCCAACGGCAAGACCGGTGTGGTCTATGTGCGCTCGACTGGCGTTAACCAGGATGGCATCACGGTTCTGGATTATGTGCGCTGGGTGATGGTACGCAAGAAAGATCCGTCCACGCCAACCGGTCACAATAATGTACCAAGCTTGCCTGCGGCTCTGGAAGCTGCCAGTCTTGGTGATGCTGTGCCGATACTCAATAAGGACGCGTTTGATTGGGATTTATCCGGTTCGGTTCATATGTGGGATGATTATGAAGTGGGCGAGACAATCGACCATGTTGATGGCATGACCGTGGAAGAAGCCGAACATCAAATGGCTACACGTCTGTATCAAAACACTGCCAAGGTGCATTTCAATCAATTCACCGAAGGGCAGGGCCGGTTTGGTCGTCGTCTGATCTATGGTGGACATGTGATCTCGCTTGCACGCGCCTTGTCCTTCAACGGTCTGGGAAATGCCTTCCATGTTGCGGCCATCAATGGTGGTCGCCATGTGGCTCCGCTCTTTGCAGGTAATACTGTCTTTGCCTGGTCCGAAGTGATCGACAAGGCCGAACTGCCAGGTCGTGAGGATGTGGGTGCGCTTCGCCTTCGTATGTTTGCGACCAAGGATCAGCCATGTGGTGAACTGCCGGGTAAGGGTGAAGAAGGATATGATGCTTCCGTCATTCTGGATCTCGACGTCTGGGTGCTTCTGCCACGCGGTTGA